One window from the genome of [Clostridium] celerecrescens 18A encodes:
- a CDS encoding winged helix-turn-helix domain-containing protein yields the protein MRVVTRIRIGKDKIFIGKGVKEMLDAIELCKSIKKATEQTGISYPKAIRMIRTLEEELGFPVVISEKGGNERGGTRLTEKGKEVLETYRRIEKSVEEYAEKLVEQEFRF from the coding sequence AAGAATCGGTAAAGATAAAATTTTTATTGGCAAAGGCGTAAAAGAAATGTTAGATGCCATTGAACTGTGTAAATCTATAAAAAAAGCAACGGAACAAACAGGAATTTCCTATCCGAAAGCCATTCGAATGATACGGACTCTGGAAGAAGAACTGGGATTTCCTGTTGTTATTTCTGAAAAGGGCGGGAATGAACGGGGAGGAACACGTTTAACTGAAAAAGGCAAAGAAGTTCTTGAGACATATCGGAGAATTGAGAAATCCGTGGAAGAATACGCAGAAAAGCTGGTTGAACAGGAATTTCGTTTTTAA
- a CDS encoding alpha/beta-type small acid-soluble spore protein, which produces MPNRNVIPEAREALDRFKYEIAEETGFPLKSNDYSKMTSYQYGYMVKKMIEEQEKQIMKRS; this is translated from the coding sequence ATGCCAAACAGAAATGTAATTCCGGAAGCAAGGGAGGCTCTTGACCGGTTTAAGTATGAAATCGCCGAAGAAACCGGCTTCCCTTTAAAAAGCAATGATTATAGCAAAATGACATCTTATCAATATGGTTATATGGTTAAAAAGATGATTGAAGAGCAGGAAAAACAGATAATGAAAAGATCTTAA
- a CDS encoding glycoside hydrolase family 2 protein → MLCYQKDYPRPQFVRRDWINLNGIWDFDFDDDNKGEVKSWYKGFHTDKEICVPFTYETKKSNIHDEGVHHYVWYGRRFQAVKEKLSGNKLFLHFEGSDFLTKVWINGQFAGMHEGGYSRFSFDITNLVKEGENLVVVKAEDHMDPQQPRGKQRWVSENFGCWYVQTTGIWKTVWMEYVPDISLSSVKMTPNLQSGGLELEYNVDCPFPLDGRRLEVEAAVSFGGRFVIKTLTGIGKNPTKTFIDLDAAEADSPWGICTWTPAEPRLYDICFRTLYNGEVYDEVGSYFGMREIRIDGPNILLNGAPLYQRLILDQGYWEETHLTPPDEEALIEDIDKIHALGYNGLRKHQKIEDERFLYWCDVKGMLVWSEAPAAYVYSDRAVELFTREWLDIVKQNYNHPSIITWTPLNESWGIPRVETNRSEQHFTEGIYHLTKSIDKYRPVIVNDGWEHTVSDIITLHDYEEKGEVLKKRYTEYKDEILAAEVYHSTSKSAFANGFSYKGQPVMISEFGGIAFDSDKEGWGYGNKVNTKEEFLNRFESITTAIKEIPYVCGYCYTQVTDVQQEVNGLMDIRRNFKMEPEKIKEINEKKVAFWRDELR, encoded by the coding sequence ATGCTATGCTATCAAAAGGATTATCCAAGACCACAGTTTGTCCGTAGGGACTGGATCAATTTAAACGGTATTTGGGACTTCGATTTTGATGATGACAATAAAGGAGAAGTAAAAAGCTGGTATAAAGGCTTCCATACGGATAAAGAGATATGCGTACCCTTTACTTATGAAACAAAGAAAAGTAATATCCATGACGAAGGGGTACACCACTATGTGTGGTATGGCCGCAGATTCCAGGCGGTAAAAGAAAAATTATCAGGAAATAAGCTGTTTCTTCATTTTGAGGGGAGCGACTTCCTGACAAAGGTTTGGATCAATGGGCAATTTGCCGGTATGCATGAAGGTGGATATTCCCGTTTTTCCTTTGATATCACAAACCTTGTAAAGGAAGGGGAAAACCTTGTAGTCGTAAAAGCTGAGGATCATATGGATCCTCAGCAGCCAAGGGGAAAGCAGCGGTGGGTTTCTGAAAATTTTGGCTGCTGGTATGTGCAGACGACGGGAATCTGGAAGACCGTATGGATGGAGTATGTACCGGACATCAGCTTAAGCTCGGTGAAAATGACCCCCAATTTACAGTCGGGAGGGCTTGAACTGGAATATAACGTGGACTGTCCATTCCCCCTTGACGGGAGAAGGCTGGAGGTAGAGGCAGCTGTCAGCTTTGGTGGCAGATTTGTAATAAAGACACTGACCGGCATAGGGAAAAATCCCACAAAGACTTTCATTGATCTGGATGCAGCCGAGGCAGATAGCCCGTGGGGGATATGTACATGGACCCCGGCGGAACCCCGGCTTTATGATATCTGCTTCCGTACCCTTTATAATGGAGAAGTGTATGATGAAGTTGGGTCCTATTTTGGAATGCGTGAGATCCGGATCGATGGTCCAAACATTCTTTTAAACGGGGCACCATTATATCAGAGACTGATCCTTGATCAGGGGTATTGGGAAGAAACCCATTTGACGCCGCCGGATGAGGAAGCGCTGATTGAAGATATTGATAAAATACATGCCCTGGGGTACAACGGCTTGAGGAAGCATCAGAAGATAGAAGATGAGAGGTTTCTTTACTGGTGTGACGTTAAGGGGATGCTGGTCTGGAGTGAGGCACCTGCCGCTTATGTTTATTCCGACCGCGCAGTGGAACTGTTTACAAGGGAATGGCTTGATATAGTTAAGCAGAATTATAATCATCCTTCCATTATCACGTGGACACCGTTAAATGAATCCTGGGGGATACCCCGGGTCGAGACGAACAGGAGTGAGCAGCATTTTACCGAGGGTATTTATCACCTGACGAAAAGCATTGACAAATACCGTCCGGTAATTGTTAATGATGGCTGGGAGCATACGGTTTCCGATATCATCACCCTGCATGACTATGAAGAGAAGGGGGAGGTGCTTAAGAAGCGTTATACTGAATACAAGGATGAAATTTTGGCGGCAGAGGTTTACCATTCCACCTCTAAATCAGCTTTTGCCAACGGTTTTTCTTACAAGGGCCAGCCGGTAATGATCAGTGAGTTTGGCGGCATCGCGTTTGACAGTGACAAAGAGGGCTGGGGGTATGGGAACAAGGTCAATACTAAAGAGGAGTTTTTAAATAGGTTTGAGAGTATTACGACTGCCATTAAGGAGATCCCCTATGTATGCGGCTATTGTTACACTCAGGTTACGGATGTGCAGCAGGAAGTCAATGGATTAATGGATATCAGGAGAAACTTTAAAATGGAGCCTGAGAAGATAAAGGAAATTAATGAGAAGAAAGTGGCATTTTGGAGGGATGAACTCCGGTAG
- a CDS encoding carbohydrate ABC transporter permease, whose translation MKRKKVKAGSVALTLLSAGLAVIFLAPVIWAFFVSLQYEGKQIKSVGSWFTPPYTFRNYLDLIIGSDVAKWLMNSVIVAVLVTVLTVLFSAMAAYALAKIKFMGRNKLYIYFLLGLMVPGEATIVPLFITANGLKLIDTYAGLLFPSVAVSMNLIIMVTFFKGLPDSLIEAARIDGAGEIMIFARIIMPLSKAVISTISIFAFIGSWNNYLWPLLCAMDSSKFTLPVGIPIFAGTYTVDYVKPMTANMIASIPAIIIYLIFEKQIVQGITMSGVKG comes from the coding sequence ATGAAGCGTAAGAAAGTAAAAGCAGGGAGCGTGGCTTTGACCCTTTTGTCCGCAGGGCTGGCCGTCATTTTTCTGGCACCTGTGATCTGGGCCTTTTTCGTATCCCTTCAATATGAGGGAAAGCAGATCAAAAGCGTGGGCAGCTGGTTTACGCCTCCCTATACATTTCGGAATTATCTGGATCTGATCATCGGTTCCGATGTTGCCAAGTGGCTGATGAATTCCGTAATCGTTGCAGTGCTTGTTACTGTTTTAACAGTCCTGTTTTCCGCCATGGCAGCCTATGCTCTGGCAAAAATTAAATTTATGGGGAGAAATAAACTGTATATTTACTTTTTGTTAGGACTCATGGTACCGGGGGAAGCGACCATTGTGCCGCTGTTTATTACTGCCAATGGATTAAAGCTGATTGATACATACGCAGGATTGCTTTTTCCGTCCGTGGCAGTATCCATGAATCTGATTATTATGGTGACCTTTTTTAAGGGCCTTCCGGATTCCCTCATAGAAGCCGCAAGGATCGATGGAGCCGGAGAGATTATGATTTTTGCCCGGATCATCATGCCCTTATCAAAGGCAGTGATTTCTACCATCAGCATTTTCGCATTTATCGGAAGCTGGAATAATTATCTGTGGCCTCTGCTCTGCGCCATGGACAGCAGTAAATTTACATTGCCTGTGGGTATTCCAATTTTTGCCGGAACCTATACCGTGGATTATGTGAAACCGATGACGGCTAATATGATCGCATCCATCCCTGCCATCATTATTTATCTTATATTTGAAAAACAGATCGTGCAGGGAATCACGATGTCCGGCGTTAAGGGATGA
- a CDS encoding carbohydrate ABC transporter permease, translated as MSRSRKLRDMATGLGLCLPFLALYTVFTIWPVIQGLYVSLHKWSLMGKVKFVGLDNYTKFLSDQKFVDALEHTIIFVILSVPFLVIMALILALFANRPVKIRRGLRVAYYLPSIISVSVASFIAKYMFAPYMGFVNGVLHLTGILGPGSEIQWLIDTNHAWAVVTMMTVWWTVGFSMLLYLSALQDISPEIYEAAEIDGAAKWQQLFSIVLPLLKPTTYLIVMLQIIASFKVFGQIQLITAGGPAGSTKPLIQYIYETGFTKNNMGYAAAMSYVLFAILVICTLIQKAVQRKGEREDEA; from the coding sequence TTGAGCAGAAGCAGAAAATTAAGAGATATGGCTACAGGCCTGGGATTGTGCCTTCCTTTTTTGGCCTTATATACGGTTTTTACCATATGGCCGGTGATTCAGGGGCTGTATGTGAGCCTGCATAAATGGTCCTTAATGGGTAAGGTGAAATTTGTAGGACTGGATAATTATACTAAATTTTTATCGGATCAGAAGTTTGTTGACGCACTGGAACATACGATCATCTTTGTCATCCTTTCCGTACCTTTTCTGGTGATCATGGCTTTGATACTGGCGCTGTTTGCCAACAGGCCGGTGAAAATCAGGCGTGGGTTAAGGGTCGCATATTATCTTCCCAGTATTATATCCGTTTCTGTTGCGTCCTTTATAGCAAAATACATGTTTGCACCCTATATGGGGTTTGTAAATGGAGTTCTGCATCTGACCGGGATTTTAGGTCCGGGATCGGAAATCCAGTGGTTGATTGACACAAATCATGCATGGGCGGTAGTAACCATGATGACCGTATGGTGGACCGTGGGATTTTCCATGCTATTATATTTATCGGCTCTGCAGGATATTTCACCGGAGATTTACGAAGCAGCGGAAATCGACGGAGCGGCGAAGTGGCAGCAGCTGTTTTCCATTGTTCTGCCTTTATTAAAGCCAACCACCTACTTGATCGTCATGCTGCAGATTATCGCTAGTTTTAAGGTATTCGGCCAGATCCAGTTAATCACGGCAGGAGGGCCGGCAGGAAGTACAAAGCCTTTAATTCAATATATTTATGAGACGGGATTTACGAAGAACAATATGGGCTATGCTGCGGCCATGTCCTATGTGCTGTTTGCCATTCTGGTCATATGTACGCTTATCCAGAAGGCGGTTCAGAGGAAGGGGGAAAGGGAAGATGAAGCGTAA
- a CDS encoding extracellular solute-binding protein yields MRKGKKWMAALGAAALVMAAMSGCGSSASTQTTAGTQAVQGTQESKETSGGETSAAAEETKNVNDDGTVNNPEQVAVDANKLVMWSLFSGGDGGFMTKMIEEYNGTNPTKQVQSIMLVWADYYTKLQTAVAAGKGPDIGISHASSLPQLVEDGVVQPITSYLDELGIDLSQNYSQASIDAVTFDGEVYAVPLDTHAEIMYFNKEILEKAGVTLNAAGGVDIKSADDFYAVCDKIKAVIPEDGTTIAITNNGDDPYRLWWATYFQMGGTPIVSDDGKKVTLDKEKAVKAAEFVKGLYDKGYVAEGIDDHQKFFQTGKAGICIGGTWAVGAFEQTDNLSFIPMAFPKLFDTDNCWADSHTFILPTKNSRNEADSKAAVEFMVAASMKGGVTWAGSGQIPACKEVLASDAYKALPYRSSYMSEVEKAVLPAKVATFNGMKKGMIDSLDTIWTGKGDAASGIDALYDELESNLP; encoded by the coding sequence ATGAGAAAGGGCAAAAAATGGATGGCTGCATTAGGTGCAGCGGCACTGGTTATGGCGGCAATGTCAGGATGCGGAAGCAGCGCATCAACGCAGACAACTGCGGGTACCCAGGCGGTACAGGGGACCCAGGAGAGCAAGGAAACTTCCGGTGGAGAAACGTCAGCAGCAGCGGAAGAAACAAAGAATGTTAATGATGACGGAACGGTCAACAATCCGGAGCAGGTGGCAGTGGATGCCAACAAGCTTGTCATGTGGTCTCTATTCAGCGGCGGCGACGGCGGTTTCATGACCAAAATGATTGAGGAGTACAACGGCACGAACCCGACGAAACAGGTACAGTCCATTATGCTGGTATGGGCGGATTATTATACAAAGCTCCAGACAGCCGTTGCTGCCGGAAAAGGGCCGGATATCGGCATTTCTCATGCCTCCTCTCTTCCTCAGCTGGTGGAAGACGGTGTGGTACAGCCGATCACTTCTTATCTTGACGAGCTGGGGATTGATTTAAGCCAGAATTATTCACAGGCCTCCATTGATGCCGTGACTTTTGACGGGGAAGTCTATGCGGTTCCTTTGGACACTCATGCAGAGATCATGTATTTCAACAAAGAGATATTGGAAAAGGCCGGCGTGACCTTGAATGCGGCAGGAGGCGTTGATATTAAGAGCGCGGATGACTTTTATGCTGTCTGTGATAAGATCAAGGCCGTGATCCCGGAAGATGGCACCACCATTGCTATTACCAATAATGGAGACGATCCATACCGTTTGTGGTGGGCAACCTATTTCCAGATGGGAGGAACCCCTATCGTCAGCGATGACGGCAAGAAGGTTACCCTTGACAAGGAAAAGGCAGTAAAAGCGGCGGAGTTTGTAAAGGGACTTTATGACAAGGGTTATGTTGCAGAAGGCATTGACGACCACCAGAAATTCTTCCAGACCGGAAAAGCGGGAATCTGCATCGGCGGAACCTGGGCGGTAGGTGCTTTTGAGCAGACAGATAACTTAAGCTTTATACCCATGGCATTCCCCAAGCTTTTTGATACCGATAACTGCTGGGCTGATTCCCATACCTTCATTCTTCCTACAAAGAATTCCAGGAATGAAGCCGACAGCAAAGCAGCGGTAGAATTCATGGTAGCAGCATCTATGAAAGGCGGCGTGACCTGGGCAGGCTCCGGCCAGATCCCGGCATGCAAGGAGGTTCTTGCAAGTGACGCTTATAAGGCACTTCCATACAGAAGCAGCTACATGTCTGAGGTGGAGAAAGCAGTCCTTCCGGCAAAGGTAGCTACCTTTAACGGAATGAAGAAAGGGATGATCGACAGCCTGGACACCATCTGGACAGGAAAGGGAGATGCTGCTTCCGGAATAGATGCCCTGTATGATGAGCTTGAGTCAAACCTTCCGTAA
- a CDS encoding ArsR/SmtB family transcription factor, translating into MAKIKEYTLENIKEICEFGKAISSPVRLEIIKLLYQDNYSISQIAEALDLPQSSAAFHLKLLEAADLIRMEEQPGSHGTMKVCSRKQDYANLCFLPRSSQINEVLSVEMPVGAFVDCSIFPTCGLYTPSGVVGMEDKVYSFYLPERIEAGLLWTSKGHVEYRFPNQLPSGKRPVRLSFSMEICSEAPGYAEDWKSDITMWVNGVECATWCCPGDFGSRRGRFIPSLWPNGSTQYGLLVKWEIKGDGSYINGERASKVRINDIGLSENAFISMTIGNRKDAKFEGGFNLFGKTFGDYAQDIIMEIEY; encoded by the coding sequence ATGGCAAAAATAAAGGAGTATACTCTGGAAAATATCAAAGAGATCTGTGAGTTTGGTAAGGCGATCTCGTCACCTGTCCGGCTGGAGATCATAAAGCTGTTATACCAGGACAATTATTCAATCAGCCAGATCGCGGAAGCTCTTGATCTTCCCCAGTCAAGCGCTGCTTTCCATTTGAAGCTTCTTGAGGCGGCGGATTTGATCCGTATGGAAGAACAGCCGGGGAGCCATGGGACCATGAAGGTATGCAGCCGGAAACAGGATTATGCCAATCTCTGCTTCCTGCCCAGAAGCAGCCAGATCAATGAGGTATTAAGCGTCGAAATGCCGGTAGGCGCATTTGTGGACTGCAGTATTTTTCCTACCTGCGGCTTATATACTCCCTCTGGAGTGGTGGGAATGGAGGATAAGGTATACAGCTTTTATCTGCCGGAACGGATAGAAGCCGGTCTTTTGTGGACCTCCAAAGGCCATGTGGAATACCGGTTCCCCAATCAGCTCCCTTCAGGGAAACGGCCCGTACGGCTGTCCTTTTCCATGGAGATATGCTCGGAAGCTCCTGGTTATGCGGAGGACTGGAAGTCCGACATTACCATGTGGGTAAACGGTGTGGAATGCGCCACCTGGTGCTGTCCGGGAGACTTCGGGTCCAGAAGGGGGAGATTTATCCCCTCCCTATGGCCTAATGGTTCTACCCAATACGGTCTTTTGGTAAAATGGGAGATCAAGGGAGACGGAAGCTATATCAATGGAGAGCGGGCCTCCAAAGTCAGAATCAATGACATCGGGCTTTCGGAGAACGCCTTTATCAGCATGACCATCGGGAATCGTAAGGATGCAAAATTTGAGGGCGGCTTTAACCTTTTTGGTAAGACCTTCGGCGATTATGCCCAGGATATTATTATGGAAATCGAATATTGA
- a CDS encoding APC family permease, translating into MEPKLEKKYGLFTAIAMVVGIVIGSGVFFKAEKILTATGGNLKEGILAWVIGGIIMISCAYTFSVMATKYQFINGVVDYAEATMGKKYAFYVGWFMAAIYYPTITSVLAWVSARYTCVIFGFSITGGECMTIACLYLVSSFTMNALSPVLAGKFQVSTTVIKLVPLFLMAVVGTFAGIRSGMTMYNFTHYVSQSTTNGLFTAVVAASFAYEGWIIATCINAELKNAKKNLPLALIAGTFITMSVYILYYIGLAGTIKNEVMMAGGETGAKLAFQTVFTSAGGSLLFVFVIISCLGTLNGLMLGCTRGIYSIAARGLGPKPRVFSQVDPATNMPVNSAIMGLFLCSLWLFYFYGANLTDNWFGFFSFDSSELPIITIYALYIPIFIMFMKKGKELNFFNRILMPCISLAGCIFMIAAAWFAHGVAAIAYLIVFFVIMALGAVLLHRTKRPVNEI; encoded by the coding sequence ATGGAACCGAAATTAGAAAAGAAGTATGGCCTTTTTACAGCTATTGCAATGGTTGTAGGCATCGTCATCGGAAGCGGAGTGTTCTTTAAGGCAGAAAAGATCCTTACGGCGACCGGCGGTAATTTAAAGGAAGGCATCCTGGCGTGGGTGATCGGTGGTATCATAATGATCTCCTGCGCTTACACGTTTTCTGTAATGGCTACTAAATATCAGTTTATCAATGGTGTGGTAGATTACGCAGAAGCAACAATGGGAAAAAAATATGCCTTTTATGTCGGCTGGTTTATGGCAGCAATTTATTATCCCACAATTACCTCGGTGCTTGCATGGGTCTCCGCCCGGTATACCTGCGTTATCTTTGGCTTTTCCATTACAGGCGGAGAATGTATGACCATAGCCTGCCTTTATCTGGTTTCAAGCTTTACAATGAATGCTTTATCTCCTGTTTTGGCAGGAAAATTCCAGGTAAGCACTACGGTTATCAAACTGGTCCCCCTTTTCCTAATGGCAGTTGTCGGAACATTTGCAGGAATCCGAAGCGGTATGACCATGTATAATTTCACCCACTACGTGTCCCAAAGCACTACTAACGGGTTGTTTACGGCTGTTGTCGCAGCAAGTTTTGCCTACGAAGGCTGGATCATTGCAACCTGCATTAATGCAGAATTAAAAAATGCAAAGAAAAATCTTCCTTTGGCTTTGATTGCAGGTACTTTTATTACTATGTCTGTTTACATCCTTTATTATATCGGTTTAGCCGGAACGATTAAAAATGAGGTGATGATGGCTGGCGGTGAAACCGGTGCTAAGCTGGCATTCCAAACAGTTTTCACCTCGGCAGGCGGTTCCCTTTTATTTGTTTTTGTCATCATTTCATGTCTGGGAACCTTAAACGGGCTGATGCTTGGCTGTACACGGGGAATTTATTCTATCGCTGCAAGGGGTCTTGGACCTAAGCCCAGAGTTTTCAGCCAGGTAGATCCAGCGACTAATATGCCAGTTAATTCCGCAATTATGGGATTGTTTCTTTGCAGCCTCTGGTTATTTTATTTTTATGGGGCAAACTTAACCGACAACTGGTTTGGGTTCTTCAGCTTTGATTCTTCTGAATTACCCATTATTACAATTTATGCCCTGTACATCCCTATTTTTATTATGTTTATGAAAAAAGGGAAAGAGCTTAACTTTTTCAACCGGATCCTTATGCCCTGCATATCCCTTGCAGGCTGTATATTTATGATTGCTGCCGCCTGGTTTGCCCACGGAGTTGCTGCAATCGCTTATCTGATCGTGTTTTTTGTTATCATGGCATTGGGCGCTGTGCTTTTGCATAGGACAAAACGGCCAGTGAACGAGATTTAA
- a CDS encoding GNAT family N-acetyltransferase, whose product MQRENIRLRQERASDYRIVEELTREAFWNHYVPGCNEHYLVHMMRESESFIKELDIVATENETLVGNIMYTKAIIRCDNGEIYPVISFGPISVLPELQGQGIGTLLIEHTKKLAKDLGCKAILIYGDPSYYSRFGFVPAETYKIGTPDNMYAAPLLAFELIEGALSDCPGRFFVDPIFDIDEAKAKEFDKRFPNKELQDSSPSQERFLQLVNMRTPRI is encoded by the coding sequence ATGCAAAGGGAGAATATTCGGTTACGCCAGGAAAGAGCATCCGATTACCGGATCGTTGAAGAATTGACAAGGGAAGCATTCTGGAATCATTATGTACCCGGCTGTAATGAGCACTATTTGGTGCACATGATGCGGGAGTCAGAGTCATTTATAAAAGAACTGGACATCGTCGCCACGGAAAATGAAACCCTTGTCGGAAACATCATGTATACAAAAGCCATTATAAGGTGTGATAATGGGGAGATATATCCGGTTATCAGCTTTGGCCCAATTTCAGTTTTGCCTGAGCTACAAGGGCAGGGAATCGGAACCTTACTCATCGAACACACCAAAAAGCTTGCAAAGGATTTGGGCTGCAAGGCAATTTTAATTTATGGCGACCCCTCCTATTACAGCAGATTTGGTTTTGTACCGGCTGAAACATACAAAATTGGTACACCTGACAATATGTATGCCGCTCCATTACTGGCTTTCGAGCTGATTGAGGGGGCATTGTCCGATTGCCCCGGACGTTTCTTTGTAGACCCGATATTTGATATTGACGAAGCAAAAGCAAAAGAATTTGACAAACGTTTTCCAAATAAAGAACTGCAAGATTCTTCCCCATCTCAGGAACGGTTTCTTCAACTGGTTAACATGCGGACACCAAGAATATGA
- a CDS encoding EFR1 family ferrodoxin (N-terminal region resembles flavodoxins. C-terminal ferrodoxin region binds two 4Fe-4S clusters.): protein MNDRTLAVKTVTLAYFSGTGGTKAIVSCFKTQFFKSGIHANVIDISCCNTYHEEKAPELLIIFSPVYAFRLASIVEQWIKNLPQAQNIPAAVISVSGGGETSPNTACRVPCKRLLVKKGYHVIYEKMFVMPSNYASQAEYQINLQLLNVIPLKVTQAITEILSGKISLTKPRALDRFFAFIGKAEHFGAKIFGLTIHASKECTQCGLCARKCPANNIRIQNGLPKFGSNCMWCLKCIYDCPHRALSPGVFKFSVLKDGYNLTEMSVQAKTQCDAEYKPSGGLLWQGVIDYLKE, encoded by the coding sequence ATGAATGATAGAACGCTTGCCGTTAAGACTGTTACATTAGCTTATTTCTCTGGAACAGGAGGCACAAAAGCCATTGTATCCTGCTTTAAAACCCAGTTTTTTAAATCAGGAATACATGCAAATGTAATCGATATATCTTGTTGCAATACATATCATGAAGAAAAAGCACCGGAACTTCTGATCATTTTCTCTCCTGTATACGCCTTCAGGCTGGCCTCTATCGTGGAACAATGGATAAAGAATCTGCCCCAAGCACAGAATATACCTGCCGCAGTTATCTCAGTTTCCGGAGGAGGAGAAACTTCACCCAATACTGCCTGCCGCGTTCCCTGTAAGCGTTTGCTGGTAAAAAAAGGATATCATGTGATCTATGAGAAAATGTTTGTTATGCCGTCAAATTATGCCTCTCAGGCGGAATACCAAATAAATCTCCAATTGCTTAATGTCATTCCGCTAAAAGTTACCCAGGCCATCACAGAGATCTTATCAGGTAAGATATCCCTTACAAAGCCCCGGGCTCTTGATCGTTTTTTTGCATTTATAGGCAAAGCAGAGCACTTTGGTGCAAAAATCTTCGGCTTAACTATCCATGCTTCAAAAGAATGTACCCAATGTGGTCTATGTGCAAGAAAATGTCCGGCTAATAACATTAGGATCCAAAACGGACTTCCAAAATTCGGATCTAATTGTATGTGGTGTTTGAAATGCATCTATGATTGTCCGCATCGGGCCCTTTCTCCGGGGGTTTTTAAGTTTTCCGTTTTAAAAGACGGCTATAACTTAACAGAGATGAGCGTGCAGGCGAAAACCCAGTGCGATGCAGAATATAAACCCTCTGGAGGTTTGCTCTGGCAGGGAGTTATCGATTATTTAAAAGAATAG
- a CDS encoding PadR family transcriptional regulator, whose amino-acid sequence MALKNKSMYAILGILSLSPGTGYDIKKYCDTVLAGFWNENFGHIYPTLKKLLEDGLIDIVSVEKNARKVEYRITEKGKQEFDAWLLEETLLQPVRSEFMLKLLFSSSRPKESVIRMLNDYKEIHEKKLEQYLHMQRDLEKGIREITKERSRFIKAVLRKGIISCEGTILWCEETIKDI is encoded by the coding sequence ATGGCTTTGAAAAATAAATCCATGTATGCAATATTAGGGATTTTAAGTTTATCACCAGGCACTGGTTATGATATCAAGAAGTACTGCGATACGGTGCTTGCGGGATTTTGGAATGAAAATTTTGGGCATATCTATCCAACGCTGAAAAAATTATTGGAGGATGGATTGATCGATATTGTATCTGTGGAAAAGAATGCCAGGAAAGTGGAGTATCGAATCACTGAAAAAGGAAAGCAGGAGTTTGATGCATGGCTTTTAGAAGAGACCTTGCTCCAACCGGTGCGCTCTGAGTTTATGCTTAAATTATTATTCTCAAGCAGCCGGCCCAAGGAAAGCGTAATCCGGATGCTGAATGATTATAAAGAAATACATGAAAAAAAGCTGGAACAATATCTTCATATGCAAAGGGATTTAGAGAAGGGAATCAGGGAGATAACGAAGGAACGGTCACGATTTATCAAAGCGGTTCTTAGAAAAGGAATCATATCCTGCGAGGGTACGATTCTTTGGTGTGAAGAAACAATAAAAGATATCTGA